A single genomic interval of Arachis duranensis cultivar V14167 chromosome 7, aradu.V14167.gnm2.J7QH, whole genome shotgun sequence harbors:
- the LOC110273507 gene encoding glycine-rich cell wall structural protein, translated as MRLKPILLCFLLGVVLISSAVAHEPSKEDELQVEENGVQKRSVGDNALMHEEHFGGGDSGGGDGYGGGGGHGGGGGHGGGGGGHGGGGGGHGGGGGGYGGG; from the exons atgaGGCTTAAACCTATTCTTCTGTGTTTCCTTTTAGGGGTGGTTCTCATCTCTTCTGCGGTGGCTCATGAGCCATCCAAAGAGGATGAGTTACAAG TAGAAGAAAATGGAGTTCAAAAAAGAAGCGTTGGGGATAATG CCTTGATGCATGAAGAACATTTTGGAGGAGGTGACAGTGGTGGAGGAGATGGTTATGGAGGAGGAGGTGGTCATGGAGGAGGAGGTGGTCATGGAGGTGGAGGTGGTGGGCATGGAGGTGGCGGCGGCGGCCATGGAGGCGGAGGTGGTGGCTACGGAGGTGGG